In Neorhizobium galegae, the following proteins share a genomic window:
- the thpR gene encoding RNA 2',3'-cyclic phosphodiesterase — protein sequence MPRLFTALEIPRNVAMSLSLLRGGIPGARWIDVENYHITLRFIGDVDGRTADEIVDRLDRIDRPEFQATLTGIGSFGSKKPHSIWAGVSPSPEIYALQAEIERICQRFGLPPDPRKFTPHVTLARLKNCRLDDVVHYLSGRGNFYTAPFTVPRFVLLSSKESVGGGPYLTEEIFPLQEASYGTAYAGDMEPAKSLL from the coding sequence ATGCCGAGACTTTTCACCGCCCTCGAAATTCCGCGCAATGTAGCGATGAGCCTGTCTCTCCTGCGCGGAGGGATCCCCGGTGCCCGGTGGATCGACGTGGAGAACTATCACATCACACTGCGCTTCATCGGCGATGTCGACGGCCGCACCGCCGACGAGATCGTCGACCGGCTGGACCGCATCGACCGGCCGGAATTCCAGGCGACGCTGACCGGGATCGGCTCCTTCGGGTCGAAAAAGCCGCATTCCATCTGGGCCGGCGTTTCGCCATCCCCGGAAATATATGCGCTGCAGGCGGAGATCGAACGGATCTGCCAGCGTTTCGGCTTGCCGCCGGATCCCCGCAAGTTCACCCCGCATGTGACGCTGGCACGGCTCAAGAATTGCCGGCTGGACGATGTGGTCCATTACCTTTCCGGCCGCGGCAACTTCTATACGGCGCCCTTCACGGTGCCGCGTTTCGTGCTGCTGTCATCGAAGGAATCGGTCGGGGGCGGGCCTTATCTGACGGAGGAAATATTCCCCCTGCAGGAGGCGAGCTACGGCACCGCCTATGCTGGCGACATGGAGCCGGCAAAAAGCCTCCTTTAA
- a CDS encoding ABC transporter ATP-binding protein, which produces MTKTIITLKKADLTLGSAAASVHVLKQIDLEIRAGEAVGIVGPSGSGKSTLLMVLAGLERLDSGEIVINGAPLHALSEDRLADFRGRNIGIVFQSFHLIANMTALENVAVPLELANVRDAFEIARRELTAVGLGERLSHYPGQLSGGEQQRVAIARALAPSPSVLIADEPTGNLDTETGRQIADLLFSKQAERGMTMLLVTHDNALAARCSRQIRVRSGEIVGDSATAHATVQAVSA; this is translated from the coding sequence TTGACTAAAACCATCATCACACTGAAGAAGGCCGATCTGACCCTGGGCAGCGCGGCAGCCTCGGTGCATGTGCTGAAGCAGATCGACCTCGAAATCCGCGCAGGCGAGGCCGTCGGCATCGTCGGGCCTTCGGGCTCCGGCAAATCGACGCTGCTGATGGTCCTGGCCGGCCTCGAGCGGCTGGACAGTGGCGAGATCGTCATCAACGGCGCTCCCCTTCACGCGCTGTCCGAAGACAGGCTGGCCGATTTCCGCGGCCGCAATATCGGCATCGTCTTCCAGTCCTTCCACCTGATCGCCAACATGACGGCGCTCGAAAACGTCGCCGTTCCGCTCGAACTCGCTAATGTCAGGGACGCCTTCGAGATCGCCAGGCGGGAACTGACCGCCGTCGGCCTCGGCGAGCGGCTGAGCCACTATCCCGGCCAGCTTTCCGGCGGCGAGCAGCAGCGCGTGGCGATCGCCCGCGCCCTTGCTCCCTCCCCCTCCGTGCTGATCGCCGACGAACCGACCGGCAATCTCGACACCGAGACCGGCCGGCAGATCGCCGACCTGCTCTTTTCGAAACAGGCGGAGCGCGGCATGACCATGCTGCTCGTCACCCATGACAATGCGCTTGCCGCCCGCTGCTCGCGCCAGATCCGCGTCCGTTCCGGCGAGATCGTCGGCGACAGCGCCACCGCCCACGCGACCGTTCAGGCGGTTTCCGCATGA
- a CDS encoding ABC transporter permease, with the protein MRSAFPRLSISFRLALREMRGGLAGFYIFLACIALGTGAIAAVNSVSRAITGAIASQGQEILAGDIRFELNNREATDQERAFLTRLGKVSLSTSLRSMARKPDGSEQALVEVKAVDDAYPLYGSFGAEPSAPLPDLLGKQEEVFGALAAPLLLERLGLKDGDQLLLGNARLTLRGTITAEPDALSDGFGFAPRLIVSREALAASGLITTGSLVEHAYKVRLDDPATRSTLAARANREFPSAGWSVRTSDRAAPSLTENVDRFSQFLTLVGLTALIVGGVGVANAVRAFLDAKRTTIATFKCLGAPASVVTMIYLIQIMLLAVIGILIGLVIGAVSPFVALQFLEGVLPVPKEVTFYPSALALAALFGILITFAFAVLPLGHAREVPATALFREQSFDNTRLPSWPYLLAAGLALAALAALAIVSAEERFIASVFLAAVAGAFVLLRLVAALIAALAKRSPRVNSPALRLAIGNIHRPGALTPSVVLSLGLGLALLVTLALIDGNMRRQLTGSIAQQAPNFFFVDIQGSERDGFVNILKQQAPAGAITQVPMLRGRILAFNGQDVTQMNVPPAGRWVLRGDRGITYEDKLPSNSALTAGEWWTADHTGEPLVSFSAEEAGELGLKLGDTVTVNVLGRNITARIANFRKVQWESLSINFVMIFSPNTFRGAPHAWLATLSDPQATAQQEAAILRAVTNAYPTITSVRVKDAIDIVDQLVGQLAAAIRAAAAVALIASVLVLAGALAAGNRARTHDAVILKTLGGTRSMLMRAFSYEYMILGTATALFALLAGGLSAWFVVSRIMRLQSVFLPDIAVLTLAVSLVLTVGIGLAGTWRILGQKAAPVLREL; encoded by the coding sequence ATGAGGTCGGCCTTTCCGCGCCTCTCGATTTCCTTCCGCCTGGCGCTGCGCGAAATGCGCGGCGGGCTTGCCGGCTTCTACATCTTCCTCGCCTGTATCGCGCTCGGCACCGGGGCGATCGCAGCCGTCAATTCGGTATCGCGGGCCATCACCGGGGCCATCGCCTCTCAAGGCCAGGAAATCCTTGCCGGCGACATCCGTTTCGAACTGAACAACCGCGAAGCCACCGACCAGGAACGCGCGTTCCTCACCCGCCTCGGCAAGGTTTCCTTGTCCACGAGCCTGCGCTCCATGGCCCGCAAGCCTGACGGTTCCGAGCAGGCGCTGGTCGAGGTCAAGGCTGTGGACGACGCCTATCCGCTCTACGGCAGTTTCGGCGCAGAACCTTCCGCACCGTTGCCCGACCTTCTTGGCAAGCAGGAAGAGGTTTTTGGCGCGCTGGCAGCCCCGCTTCTGCTGGAACGCCTCGGCCTCAAGGACGGCGACCAGCTTCTGCTCGGCAATGCCCGGCTGACATTGCGCGGCACGATCACCGCCGAGCCCGACGCGCTTTCAGACGGTTTCGGCTTTGCGCCGCGCCTGATCGTCAGTCGCGAGGCACTCGCGGCCTCCGGCCTGATCACTACCGGCAGCCTTGTGGAACATGCCTACAAGGTGCGGCTCGACGACCCGGCAACCCGCTCGACGCTTGCCGCCCGCGCCAATCGCGAGTTCCCGAGCGCCGGCTGGTCGGTCCGCACCAGCGACCGTGCCGCCCCCTCGCTTACCGAAAACGTCGACCGCTTCTCGCAATTCCTGACGCTGGTTGGCCTGACGGCACTGATCGTCGGCGGCGTCGGCGTCGCCAATGCGGTACGCGCCTTCCTCGATGCCAAGCGCACCACGATCGCCACCTTCAAATGCCTGGGCGCGCCGGCCTCGGTGGTGACGATGATCTATCTCATCCAGATCATGCTGCTCGCGGTGATCGGCATCCTGATCGGCCTCGTCATCGGCGCCGTCTCGCCCTTCGTGGCGCTGCAATTCCTCGAAGGCGTGCTTCCGGTTCCGAAGGAAGTCACCTTCTATCCCTCGGCGCTGGCGCTTGCCGCATTGTTCGGCATCCTGATCACCTTCGCCTTCGCCGTTCTGCCGCTCGGCCATGCCCGCGAAGTGCCGGCAACCGCCCTTTTCCGGGAACAGAGCTTCGACAACACCCGCCTTCCCTCCTGGCCCTATCTTCTGGCCGCCGGTCTGGCGCTTGCTGCACTGGCGGCACTTGCGATCGTTTCTGCGGAAGAACGCTTCATCGCCTCCGTTTTCCTCGCCGCCGTCGCCGGTGCCTTCGTGCTCTTGCGCCTCGTTGCGGCCCTGATCGCCGCGCTTGCCAAAAGAAGCCCGCGGGTCAACTCGCCGGCGCTGCGACTGGCGATCGGCAATATCCACCGGCCGGGCGCGTTGACGCCTTCGGTCGTGCTGTCGCTCGGCCTCGGCCTTGCCCTGCTCGTGACGCTCGCCCTGATCGACGGCAACATGCGTCGCCAGCTGACCGGCAGCATCGCCCAGCAGGCGCCGAATTTCTTCTTCGTCGACATCCAGGGATCGGAGCGCGACGGGTTCGTCAACATCCTGAAACAACAGGCGCCGGCGGGTGCGATCACCCAGGTGCCGATGCTGCGCGGCCGCATCCTCGCCTTCAACGGCCAGGACGTGACCCAGATGAACGTGCCGCCCGCCGGCCGCTGGGTGTTGCGCGGCGACCGTGGCATCACCTACGAGGACAAGCTTCCATCCAACTCGGCGCTGACGGCGGGAGAGTGGTGGACCGCCGACCATACCGGCGAACCGCTCGTCTCCTTCTCGGCGGAAGAGGCCGGCGAACTCGGCCTGAAACTCGGCGACACCGTCACCGTCAACGTGCTCGGCCGCAACATCACCGCCCGCATCGCCAATTTCCGTAAAGTTCAGTGGGAATCGCTGTCGATCAATTTCGTGATGATCTTCTCGCCGAACACGTTTCGCGGCGCACCGCATGCCTGGCTCGCGACGCTGAGCGATCCTCAAGCCACCGCCCAGCAGGAAGCGGCGATCCTGCGCGCCGTTACCAACGCCTACCCGACCATCACCAGCGTTCGGGTGAAGGACGCGATCGATATCGTCGACCAGCTCGTCGGCCAGCTCGCGGCCGCGATCCGGGCCGCAGCGGCCGTTGCGCTGATCGCCTCCGTGCTGGTGCTTGCCGGTGCGCTGGCGGCCGGCAACCGGGCACGCACCCATGACGCCGTCATCCTGAAAACGCTCGGCGGCACGCGCAGCATGCTGATGCGCGCCTTCAGCTACGAATACATGATCCTCGGAACGGCGACCGCGCTCTTCGCGCTTCTCGCCGGCGGCCTCTCCGCATGGTTCGTGGTCAGCCGGATCATGCGGCTCCAGTCGGTCTTCCTGCCCGACATCGCAGTGCTGACGCTCGCCGTCTCTCTGGTTTTGACCGTCGGAATAGGCCTTGCCGGCACATGGCGCATATTAGGGCAGAAGGCCGCGCCGGTACTGCGCGAGCTCTAA
- a CDS encoding Bax inhibitor-1/YccA family protein, protein MADFNNYQTRAAQGRAQSGAMIDEGLRAYMLKVYNLMAVGLAITGIAAYGISALATTTDAAAAVARLPNGILLTSLGAAIYGSPLRWVVMLAPLAVVFFLSFRVHKMSVGAAQATFWGYAALMGLSLSSIFLVYTSQSIVQTFFITAASFGALSLYGYTTKRSLSGMGSFLIMGLFGLIIASIVNIFLASSALGFAISAIGVLIFAGLTAYDTQKIKEMYFDGDDVAVAGRKAIMGALTLYLDFINLFTFLLQFLGNRNN, encoded by the coding sequence ATGGCTGACTTTAACAACTACCAGACCCGGGCGGCGCAGGGTCGCGCCCAGTCCGGCGCGATGATCGATGAAGGCCTGCGCGCCTACATGCTCAAGGTCTACAACCTGATGGCTGTCGGCTTGGCTATCACCGGTATCGCCGCCTATGGTATCTCGGCCCTCGCAACGACGACGGATGCGGCTGCAGCTGTCGCCCGGCTTCCGAACGGCATCCTGCTGACCAGCCTCGGCGCTGCGATCTACGGTTCGCCGCTTCGCTGGGTCGTCATGCTCGCGCCGCTCGCGGTGGTGTTCTTCCTGAGCTTCCGCGTTCATAAGATGAGCGTCGGCGCGGCACAGGCCACTTTCTGGGGCTACGCGGCCCTAATGGGCCTTTCGCTGTCGTCGATCTTCCTCGTCTACACCTCGCAGAGCATCGTGCAGACGTTCTTCATCACGGCAGCCTCCTTCGGCGCCCTGTCGCTTTACGGCTACACGACGAAGAGAAGCCTGTCGGGCATGGGCTCGTTCCTGATCATGGGCCTGTTCGGCCTGATCATCGCCTCGATCGTCAACATCTTCCTGGCGTCTTCCGCACTCGGCTTCGCGATCTCGGCGATCGGCGTGCTGATCTTCGCAGGCCTCACCGCCTACGACACGCAGAAGATCAAGGAAATGTACTTTGACGGCGACGACGTCGCGGTTGCTGGCCGCAAGGCCATCATGGGCGCTCTGACCCTCTACCTCGACTTCATCAACCTCTTCACGTTCCTCCTCCAGTTCCTGGGCAACCGGAACAACTGA
- the acnA gene encoding aconitate hydratase AcnA, translated as MAKSLDSFNCRSILTVGGKDYVYYSLPKAEQNGLAGVSKLPFSMKVLLENLLRFEDGQSVTKEQILTVAEWLNNKGLAEAEIAYRPARVLMQDFTGVPAVVDLAAMRDAMVSLGGDPEKINPLVPVDLVIDHSVIVDEFGTPTAFAKNVELEYERNGERYRFLKWGQQAFKNFRVVPPGTGICHQVNLEYLGQTVWTKEEDGETIAYPDTCVGTDSHTTMINGLGVLGWGVGGIEAEASMLGQPVSMLLPEVIGFKLTGKLKEGVTATDLVLTVVQMLRKKGVVSKFVEFFGPGMDNMPLADRATIGNMGPEYGATCGFFPVDGETINYLTMSGRTLERIALVEAYSKVQGMWRDGDGSDLVFTDTLELDLNDVVPSMAGPKRPEGRISLDKIASGFAGSLDTEYKKPGQLDNRYPVEGTDFDLGHGDVAIAAITSCTNTSNPSVLIAAGLLARNAVAKGLKSKPWVKTSLAPGSQVVGEYLAKSGLQADLDKLGFNLVGFGCTTCIGNSGPLPAPISKTINDKGLIAAGVLSGNRNFEGRISPDVQANYLASPPLVVAYALAGSVQKDLTSEPLGEDQNGNPVFLKDIWPTSKEVQEFILKYVTRELYETKYADVFKGDENWQAVKIPPGQTYAWDDDSTYVQNPPYFVGMGKTGSGLKNIKGARVLGLFGDKITTDHISPAGSIKAASPAGAYLTGHGVGVADFNQYGTRRGNHEVMMRGTFANIRIRNYMLGPNGKEGGYTFHYPSKEEMSIYDAAMQYKAEGVPLVIFAGVEYGNGSSRDWAAKGTNLLGVKAVIAQSFERIHRSNLVGMGVVPFVFEEGTTWASLDLKGDETVEILGLEGDIKPREWKIAKITYGDGTVKEINILCRIDTLDEVIYMNNGGILQTVLRDLAA; from the coding sequence GTGGCTAAATCTCTCGACAGTTTCAATTGTCGCTCCATCCTTACCGTAGGCGGTAAGGATTACGTTTACTACAGCCTTCCGAAGGCTGAGCAAAACGGCCTTGCCGGCGTTTCGAAGCTGCCCTTCTCGATGAAGGTGCTGCTCGAAAACCTGCTCCGCTTTGAAGACGGCCAGTCCGTCACCAAGGAACAGATCCTGACGGTCGCCGAATGGCTGAACAACAAGGGTCTCGCGGAAGCGGAAATCGCCTACCGTCCGGCCCGCGTGCTGATGCAGGACTTCACCGGCGTTCCCGCCGTCGTCGATCTTGCCGCAATGCGCGACGCGATGGTGTCGCTCGGCGGCGATCCGGAAAAGATCAACCCGCTCGTTCCCGTCGATCTCGTCATCGACCACTCGGTTATCGTCGACGAGTTCGGCACGCCGACCGCGTTTGCGAAGAACGTCGAACTCGAATACGAGCGCAACGGCGAGCGTTACCGCTTCCTGAAGTGGGGCCAGCAGGCGTTCAAGAATTTTCGCGTCGTTCCTCCGGGCACCGGCATCTGTCACCAGGTGAACCTGGAATATCTCGGCCAGACGGTTTGGACCAAGGAAGAGGACGGCGAAACGATCGCCTATCCGGACACCTGCGTCGGCACCGATTCGCACACCACGATGATCAACGGTCTCGGCGTTCTCGGCTGGGGCGTCGGCGGTATCGAAGCGGAAGCTTCCATGCTCGGCCAGCCGGTCTCGATGCTGCTGCCTGAAGTCATCGGCTTCAAGCTCACCGGCAAGCTCAAGGAAGGCGTCACCGCGACCGACCTGGTGCTCACCGTCGTGCAGATGCTGCGCAAGAAGGGCGTGGTTTCCAAGTTCGTCGAATTCTTCGGTCCGGGCATGGACAACATGCCGCTCGCAGACCGCGCGACGATCGGCAACATGGGTCCGGAATATGGCGCGACCTGCGGCTTCTTCCCGGTAGACGGCGAAACCATCAACTACCTGACGATGTCCGGCCGCACGCTTGAGCGGATCGCGCTGGTCGAGGCCTATTCCAAGGTCCAGGGCATGTGGCGCGACGGCGACGGTTCCGACCTCGTCTTCACCGACACGCTCGAACTCGACCTCAACGACGTCGTGCCGTCGATGGCCGGCCCGAAGCGTCCGGAAGGCCGTATCTCGCTCGACAAGATCGCATCCGGTTTCGCCGGTTCGCTCGATACCGAATACAAGAAGCCCGGCCAGCTCGACAATCGTTACCCCGTCGAGGGCACGGACTTCGATCTCGGCCATGGCGACGTGGCGATTGCCGCGATCACCTCCTGCACCAACACGTCCAATCCGTCGGTGCTGATCGCCGCCGGCCTTCTCGCCCGCAACGCGGTTGCCAAGGGCCTGAAGTCCAAGCCGTGGGTGAAGACCTCGCTTGCACCGGGATCCCAGGTCGTCGGCGAATACCTTGCCAAGTCCGGCCTGCAGGCCGATCTCGACAAGCTCGGCTTCAACCTGGTCGGCTTCGGCTGCACGACCTGCATCGGCAATTCCGGCCCGCTGCCGGCGCCGATCTCGAAGACGATCAACGACAAGGGCCTGATCGCCGCCGGCGTGCTCTCGGGCAACCGTAACTTCGAAGGCCGTATTTCTCCGGACGTCCAGGCGAACTACCTCGCCTCGCCGCCGCTCGTCGTCGCTTATGCGCTGGCCGGTTCGGTCCAGAAGGACCTGACCTCCGAGCCGCTCGGCGAAGACCAGAACGGCAACCCGGTCTTCCTCAAGGACATCTGGCCGACCTCGAAGGAAGTCCAGGAATTCATCCTGAAATACGTCACCCGCGAACTCTATGAAACCAAGTATGCGGACGTCTTCAAGGGCGACGAGAACTGGCAGGCGGTCAAGATTCCTCCGGGCCAGACCTATGCCTGGGACGACGATTCGACCTATGTGCAGAACCCGCCTTACTTCGTCGGCATGGGCAAGACCGGATCGGGTCTCAAGAACATCAAGGGCGCCCGCGTCCTCGGTCTCTTCGGCGACAAGATCACCACCGACCACATTTCGCCTGCCGGTTCGATCAAGGCTGCCTCGCCGGCCGGTGCCTACCTGACCGGCCATGGGGTCGGCGTTGCCGACTTCAACCAGTACGGCACGCGCCGCGGCAATCATGAAGTGATGATGCGCGGCACGTTCGCCAACATCCGCATCCGCAACTACATGCTCGGTCCGAACGGCAAGGAAGGTGGCTACACCTTCCACTATCCGTCCAAGGAGGAGATGTCGATCTACGACGCGGCCATGCAGTACAAGGCCGAGGGCGTTCCGCTGGTCATCTTCGCCGGCGTCGAATACGGCAACGGTTCGTCGCGCGACTGGGCCGCGAAGGGTACCAACCTGCTCGGCGTCAAGGCGGTCATCGCCCAGTCCTTCGAGCGTATCCACCGCTCGAACCTGGTCGGCATGGGCGTCGTTCCCTTCGTCTTCGAAGAGGGCACGACCTGGGCCAGCCTCGACCTCAAGGGCGACGAGACCGTGGAGATTCTCGGTCTCGAAGGCGACATCAAGCCGCGCGAATGGAAGATCGCCAAGATCACCTATGGCGACGGCACGGTGAAGGAAATCAACATCCTTTGCCGCATCGATACGCTCGACGAGGTCATCTACATGAACAACGGCGGCATCCTGCAGACGGTTCTGCGCGACCTCGCCGCCTAA
- a CDS encoding GNAT family N-acetyltransferase translates to MTFHLRDASPADLPTITEIYRDSVLNGTASYEILPPDQAEMAARFEAIRAKGYPYIAAEQQDGTLLGYAYASAFRTRPAYRWLVEDSIYLAPDARGKGVGKALLKELLVRCETLGFRQMVAVIGGASPASVGLHRGLGFELTGTLKGTGFKHGKWQDTVLMQVALGEGNETDPDLSVYPGSLFTE, encoded by the coding sequence ATGACATTCCATCTCCGCGACGCCTCCCCCGCCGATCTTCCGACCATCACCGAAATCTATCGCGACAGCGTGCTGAACGGCACGGCGAGCTACGAGATCCTGCCCCCGGACCAGGCGGAGATGGCCGCCCGCTTCGAGGCGATCCGGGCCAAGGGTTATCCCTATATCGCAGCGGAACAGCAGGACGGCACTCTCCTCGGTTACGCCTACGCGTCGGCCTTCCGGACCCGCCCCGCCTATCGCTGGCTGGTCGAGGATTCGATCTACCTGGCGCCGGACGCGCGCGGCAAAGGCGTCGGAAAGGCGCTGCTCAAGGAACTGCTGGTGCGTTGCGAGACGCTCGGCTTCCGCCAAATGGTCGCCGTCATCGGCGGCGCAAGCCCGGCTTCCGTTGGCCTTCATCGCGGCCTCGGCTTCGAGCTGACCGGAACCCTCAAAGGCACCGGCTTCAAGCACGGAAAATGGCAGGATACGGTGCTGATGCAGGTCGCTTTGGGCGAAGGCAATGAAACCGATCCGGACCTTAGCGTCTATCCGGGCTCGCTGTTTACCGAATAG
- a CDS encoding sulfite exporter TauE/SafE family protein, translating to MTVVILIGMAVTVFLTSLLSGIFGMAGGLILLWVLLFLFPVSTAIAIHGVIQMVSNGSRAWFSRAYVDYRILGILGLGLVISSIILLIVDYQPDLIVVSIAIGLMPILVWMPVSKLRLDASKPLHALVCGLIAGALTVGVGVSGPTIDIFFIRTTMDRRKVIATKAAVQVASHATKVVFYWNAASELPTTEWIAVLVAAPIAILGARAGNDILQKMTDQNFRAWTRWIVTGVGAVYFTQGLLKLI from the coding sequence TTGACCGTCGTCATCCTCATCGGAATGGCCGTCACCGTTTTCCTGACATCGCTGCTTTCGGGAATTTTCGGCATGGCGGGCGGGCTGATCCTGCTCTGGGTGCTGCTTTTCCTCTTTCCGGTCAGTACCGCGATCGCCATCCACGGCGTCATCCAGATGGTCTCGAACGGGTCGCGCGCCTGGTTTTCCCGGGCGTATGTCGACTACCGCATTCTCGGCATTCTGGGCCTCGGTCTCGTCATCTCGAGCATCATCCTGCTGATCGTCGACTATCAGCCGGATCTGATCGTCGTGTCGATCGCCATCGGGCTGATGCCGATCCTCGTCTGGATGCCGGTCTCGAAACTGCGGCTCGACGCCTCGAAGCCGCTGCATGCGCTGGTCTGCGGGCTGATCGCCGGGGCGCTGACGGTCGGCGTCGGCGTGTCGGGGCCGACGATCGACATCTTCTTCATCCGTACGACGATGGACCGGCGCAAGGTGATCGCCACCAAGGCGGCGGTGCAGGTCGCCTCGCATGCGACGAAGGTGGTGTTCTACTGGAATGCGGCCTCGGAACTGCCGACCACCGAATGGATTGCTGTGCTGGTGGCGGCGCCGATTGCCATCCTCGGAGCGCGGGCCGGCAACGACATCCTGCAGAAGATGACCGACCAGAATTTCCGCGCCTGGACGCGCTGGATCGTCACCGGCGTGGGTGCCGTTTATTTTACTCAAGGCCTGCTCAAACTGATTTGA
- a CDS encoding DUF2794 domain-containing protein: MTDQPDLPGGQRPQDAAVVVDLSEYRQNRDPAPVTFHRRELDAILRIYGRMVGEGEWKDYAIDHLRDRAVFSIFKRSGETPLFRIEKNPKLAAKQGAYSVMNTHGLIMKRGHELPQVLKVFDKVLKLID, encoded by the coding sequence ATGACAGATCAGCCGGATTTGCCGGGGGGCCAGAGACCCCAGGACGCAGCCGTTGTCGTCGATCTCAGTGAATATCGGCAGAACCGCGATCCCGCACCGGTCACCTTCCATCGGCGCGAACTCGATGCGATCTTGAGGATTTACGGCCGCATGGTCGGCGAAGGGGAGTGGAAGGACTACGCGATCGATCACCTCAGGGATCGGGCGGTATTCTCCATCTTCAAGCGTTCGGGCGAGACGCCGCTGTTTCGAATCGAGAAGAACCCCAAGCTCGCCGCCAAGCAGGGCGCCTATTCCGTCATGAACACCCATGGCCTGATCATGAAGCGCGGCCACGAGCTTCCGCAGGTGCTGAAAGTGTTCGACAAGGTGCTGAAGCTGATCGACTGA
- a CDS encoding arylesterase produces the protein MSFKASLLHFIVMSALVLAALPAAAQDRTIQIVGFGDSLMAGYQLAPSESYTAQLEAALKAAGQNVVVANAGVSGDTTAAGLSRIDWSVPDGTDGVILELGANDALRGISPDQSEKNLDAILARLKERKIPVFLIGILAPPNMGGNYAEKFNPIYKRLADKYAVPLYPFFLDGVTTISSLQLSDGMHPNAKGVAVMVEKTVEPVKSFLGAIKDKGK, from the coding sequence GTGAGTTTTAAAGCAAGCCTGCTTCACTTCATCGTCATGTCCGCGCTGGTGCTGGCCGCATTGCCGGCCGCCGCGCAGGATAGGACGATCCAGATCGTCGGTTTCGGCGACAGCCTGATGGCGGGCTACCAGCTTGCGCCTTCCGAGTCCTATACGGCACAGCTCGAGGCGGCGTTGAAAGCCGCGGGGCAGAATGTCGTGGTCGCCAATGCCGGCGTTTCCGGGGACACGACGGCGGCGGGCTTGTCCCGCATCGACTGGTCCGTGCCCGACGGCACGGATGGCGTGATCCTCGAACTCGGCGCCAACGACGCGCTGCGTGGCATCTCCCCGGACCAGTCGGAAAAAAATCTCGATGCGATCCTGGCGCGGCTGAAAGAACGGAAGATCCCGGTCTTCCTGATCGGCATCCTGGCGCCGCCGAACATGGGCGGGAATTACGCCGAAAAGTTCAACCCTATCTACAAGCGGTTGGCCGACAAATACGCGGTGCCGCTCTATCCGTTCTTCCTGGATGGGGTCACGACGATTTCCAGCCTGCAGCTCTCGGACGGCATGCATCCCAACGCCAAAGGGGTCGCCGTGATGGTCGAAAAGACCGTTGAACCTGTCAAAAGCTTCCTGGGGGCTATTAAGGATAAGGGAAAATAA
- a CDS encoding DUF1223 domain-containing protein: MPFRFRSVLLVAGLFYAGAAFAGEVRAPKGVIELFTSQGCSSCPPADAALGELVAQGDMVVLSYHVDYWNYLGWTDTLSSKENTERQYGYAKTLGRSGVYTPQAVINGRDHVKGTDLTIINDKVKALGQTGKGLDVPVTAAMRGDEIEIEIGGGKGQADVVVAYFTKRQQVDVTKGENSGKTMDYWHAVYDVQSVGTWNGQSMKLTLPGKLMGKSKKDGCAILLQASGPGGEPGAILGATVLMAGYKKY; this comes from the coding sequence ATGCCCTTCCGTTTTCGCTCCGTACTCCTTGTTGCGGGCCTGTTTTATGCGGGCGCTGCATTTGCAGGAGAGGTCAGGGCGCCGAAGGGCGTGATCGAACTTTTTACCTCCCAAGGCTGCTCCTCCTGCCCGCCTGCCGACGCCGCTCTGGGTGAGTTGGTGGCGCAGGGAGACATGGTCGTGCTCTCCTACCACGTCGATTACTGGAACTATCTCGGCTGGACCGATACGCTGAGCTCCAAGGAAAATACCGAGCGGCAATATGGCTATGCAAAGACGCTGGGGCGGAGCGGCGTCTATACCCCGCAGGCCGTCATCAACGGGCGCGATCACGTCAAGGGCACCGACCTCACGATCATCAACGACAAAGTGAAGGCACTCGGCCAAACCGGCAAGGGGCTCGACGTCCCGGTCACCGCAGCGATGCGCGGCGACGAAATCGAGATCGAGATCGGCGGCGGCAAGGGGCAGGCGGACGTCGTCGTCGCCTATTTCACCAAGCGACAGCAGGTGGATGTCACCAAGGGTGAAAACAGCGGCAAGACCATGGACTATTGGCACGCCGTTTACGACGTGCAGTCGGTCGGCACCTGGAACGGCCAGAGCATGAAGCTGACCCTGCCGGGCAAGCTGATGGGCAAGTCCAAGAAGGACGGCTGCGCGATCCTGCTGCAGGCCTCGGGGCCGGGCGGCGAGCCGGGCGCCATTCTCGGTGCGACGGTGCTGATGGCAGGCTACAAGAAATATTGA